A region of Leclercia adecarboxylata DNA encodes the following proteins:
- a CDS encoding phage terminase small subunit P27 family codes for MAGTAGRSGRRPKPTARKELAGNPGKRALNKDEPVFTPIKGVSPPDWFEEENLPLAAIMWELTTKELCGQGLICVTDLAVLERWCVAYEFWRRAVKNIAVEGLSITGAMGGKIKNPELTAKKEQESEMSSTGSMLGLDPSSRQRLVGLAGQKKTSNPFLKMISS; via the coding sequence ATGGCTGGAACGGCGGGGCGTTCCGGGCGCCGCCCAAAGCCAACGGCGCGCAAGGAGCTGGCCGGAAACCCCGGTAAGCGAGCCCTGAACAAAGATGAGCCGGTGTTCACCCCCATCAAGGGTGTGTCGCCGCCGGACTGGTTTGAAGAAGAGAATCTGCCGCTCGCGGCGATCATGTGGGAACTGACCACAAAAGAATTATGCGGACAGGGCCTGATCTGCGTTACCGATCTCGCCGTGCTCGAGCGCTGGTGTGTCGCGTACGAATTCTGGCGCCGGGCGGTAAAGAATATCGCCGTGGAAGGCCTGTCCATAACCGGTGCGATGGGCGGCAAGATAAAGAACCCTGAGCTGACCGCGAAGAAAGAACAGGAATCGGAGATGAGTTCTACCGGTTCAATGCTGGGCCTCGACCCCAGCAGCCGCCAGCGTCTGGTCGGCCTTGCAGGCCAGAAGAAAACATCCAACCCATTCCTGAAGATGATCAGCTCATGA
- a CDS encoding HNH endonuclease: protein MPPRTPKACRVRGCRSTTTDPSGYCEAHKGEGWKQYKPGQTRHQRGYGTKWETIRARILKRDKGLCQDHLKQGVVKSASCVDHITPKAHGGNDADSNLQSLCWSCHAKKTARDRIK from the coding sequence ATGCCGCCACGCACACCAAAGGCCTGTCGCGTTCGCGGATGCCGATCGACAACAACAGACCCATCAGGCTACTGCGAAGCACACAAGGGTGAAGGCTGGAAACAATACAAGCCCGGACAAACACGACACCAGCGCGGCTACGGCACGAAGTGGGAGACTATCCGTGCCCGGATCCTGAAGCGTGACAAAGGGCTTTGCCAGGACCACCTGAAGCAGGGTGTCGTTAAGTCAGCCTCGTGCGTTGACCACATCACTCCGAAGGCACACGGCGGCAATGACGCTGACTCCAACCTGCAGAGCCTGTGCTGGTCCTGCCATGCCAAGAAGACCGCGCGCGACCGCATCAAATGA
- a CDS encoding glycoside hydrolase family 19 protein yields MNQAQFQKAAELSAGLAARWYPHIDAAMKEFGITAVNDQAMFIAQLGHESAGFNSLVESFNYSVDGLKKTFGKRLTPYQCEMLGRIDGKQVAHQPQIANLVYGDRMGNNSPGDGWKYRGRGLLQITGRENYTKCGVALKLDLVSTPELLVQERHAARSAAWFFALRGCLLYSGDIVRVTQIINGGQNGVADRKVRYSRALAALS; encoded by the coding sequence ATGAATCAGGCACAATTTCAAAAGGCGGCTGAGCTAAGCGCCGGGTTAGCTGCGCGCTGGTATCCGCATATCGACGCGGCAATGAAAGAGTTCGGTATCACCGCAGTTAACGATCAGGCCATGTTCATCGCGCAGCTGGGCCACGAGTCGGCAGGCTTTAACTCGCTGGTGGAGAGCTTCAACTATTCGGTCGACGGCCTGAAGAAAACTTTCGGTAAGCGCCTTACGCCGTACCAGTGCGAGATGCTGGGCCGGATTGATGGTAAGCAGGTTGCCCACCAGCCGCAGATTGCCAACCTGGTATATGGCGATCGCATGGGCAATAACAGCCCGGGCGATGGCTGGAAGTATCGTGGCCGTGGCCTGCTGCAGATCACCGGGCGTGAGAACTACACCAAATGCGGAGTTGCCCTGAAGCTGGATCTGGTAAGCACGCCGGAGCTGTTGGTACAGGAGCGACACGCTGCCCGGTCGGCTGCCTGGTTCTTTGCGTTACGCGGCTGCCTGCTTTACTCCGGCGATATTGTGCGTGTCACGCAGATCATCAACGGTGGGCAGAATGGGGTGGCTGACCGGAAGGTGCGTTACAGCCGCGCGCTGGCGGCGCTGTCATGA
- a CDS encoding phage holin, lambda family — translation MKMHNDPHSWTELIDLLHSWWRGETPIGAVLLSVVMAVLRIAYGGGGWKKMLLEGLMCGAMTLTAVSALDYVNLPQSLSIAIGGALGFVGVEQVRSVANRVINVRFGGDTK, via the coding sequence ATGAAAATGCATAATGACCCTCACTCCTGGACGGAGTTAATCGATCTGCTCCACAGCTGGTGGCGTGGTGAAACACCTATTGGCGCTGTACTGCTGTCGGTTGTAATGGCAGTGCTGAGAATTGCTTACGGCGGCGGTGGCTGGAAAAAGATGCTGCTGGAAGGACTGATGTGCGGTGCCATGACGTTAACGGCTGTATCCGCTCTGGATTACGTAAACCTTCCTCAATCCCTCTCCATTGCAATCGGCGGGGCGCTGGGCTTTGTAGGCGTCGAGCAGGTCCGTTCTGTGGCAAACCGAGTTATCAACGTCCGCTTTGGTGGTGACACCAAGTAA
- a CDS encoding antitermination protein yields MNLDGVLKFFAPKGMHISDSVRATAGDQLTVTDIMAALGMTQADAGIGLAMYLGKAGISPQDKEAAISWLTEYAKQHAPMAVRKAAGKKFPLCMRILARFAFKDYASSAADSVDCPKCQGKGIITKTSVITKSHYTMRLPQFAKDLGQSPSDFKVSRQVKDVDHQLCGKCNGTGQLSKRCQCGGTGKTLDRKETEFQGVPVYKECKRCEGRGYSRPKSSVAYRGVLAELDSLPDRTWRYSWKPFYESLVTKCFQEESNADAELKKVTRAHNSI; encoded by the coding sequence ATGAATCTGGATGGAGTTTTAAAATTTTTTGCACCGAAAGGTATGCACATTTCGGATAGTGTCCGCGCCACTGCGGGCGATCAGTTAACCGTAACCGACATTATGGCGGCGCTGGGCATGACTCAGGCAGATGCCGGGATCGGCCTCGCCATGTATCTGGGGAAGGCAGGCATCAGCCCACAGGATAAAGAAGCCGCGATATCCTGGCTGACCGAGTACGCCAAACAGCATGCGCCGATGGCGGTGCGTAAAGCTGCGGGGAAAAAGTTCCCGCTGTGCATGCGGATCCTCGCCCGTTTCGCCTTCAAAGACTATGCCTCATCAGCTGCTGACAGTGTCGATTGTCCAAAATGCCAGGGCAAAGGCATCATCACCAAAACCAGCGTGATTACCAAAAGCCATTACACCATGCGCCTGCCTCAGTTTGCTAAGGATCTGGGCCAGTCTCCATCTGACTTCAAGGTCTCCCGTCAGGTTAAGGATGTGGACCACCAGCTGTGCGGCAAGTGCAACGGCACGGGCCAACTGAGTAAGCGCTGCCAGTGTGGCGGAACGGGGAAAACCCTCGACCGTAAAGAAACTGAGTTTCAGGGCGTACCCGTTTATAAGGAGTGCAAACGGTGCGAGGGAAGAGGGTACAGCAGACCTAAATCCTCAGTGGCGTACCGCGGCGTTCTGGCCGAGCTGGATAGCCTTCCCGATCGTACATGGCGCTACAGCTGGAAACCGTTCTATGAAAGCCTGGTGACAAAATGTTTTCAGGAAGAAAGCAATGCTGATGCTGAGCTAAAGAAAGTAACTAGAGCGCATAATTCGATATAA
- a CDS encoding DUF968 domain-containing protein, whose translation MRALLTPVVVKEFGIVAFRPGPELMPHFHRGRILLENEPERLANLPTGELPAAGQPLAEDPLMVPVFEHADVIQRAGGLSCLEGWLMRESGCQYRHSDYHHHEMVTMRHAPGVLRLCWACDVRVREQFTNELAGIARENLVAWLLSVVRAGLGFDASHAVTLPELCWWLTLNKLAHVIPETVARKILRIPAEKMQSVMREADIVPSVPPTSIVEEAVEKVLALQVDPETPESYMLRPKRRRWQNEKYTRWVKAQPCACCQKPADDPHHLIGHGMGGMGTKAHDLFVIPLCRAHHDELHADAVAFEAKYGTQPELLLKTLDRALAIGVLA comes from the coding sequence GTGAGAGCGTTACTTACCCCTGTCGTCGTGAAGGAGTTCGGGATCGTGGCTTTCCGGCCTGGTCCTGAACTCATGCCGCATTTCCATCGCGGGCGCATTCTGCTGGAGAACGAACCGGAGCGCCTGGCCAACCTGCCAACCGGCGAACTTCCAGCGGCAGGCCAGCCGCTGGCAGAGGACCCATTAATGGTGCCCGTGTTTGAGCATGCCGATGTCATTCAGCGGGCTGGTGGACTGTCATGCCTCGAAGGTTGGCTGATGCGTGAATCTGGCTGCCAGTACCGACACAGCGACTACCACCACCACGAAATGGTCACCATGAGGCATGCACCCGGCGTGCTGCGGCTGTGCTGGGCCTGCGATGTCCGGGTGCGAGAGCAATTTACTAACGAACTGGCGGGCATTGCGCGGGAGAACCTGGTAGCCTGGCTACTGTCGGTTGTTCGTGCGGGGCTGGGTTTCGATGCTTCACACGCCGTGACACTGCCAGAACTGTGCTGGTGGCTGACGCTTAACAAGCTCGCCCATGTCATACCTGAGACGGTGGCTCGCAAGATCCTGCGTATTCCGGCAGAGAAAATGCAGTCGGTGATGCGTGAGGCTGACATTGTGCCGTCGGTACCGCCCACCAGCATTGTAGAGGAGGCTGTTGAAAAGGTGCTGGCGCTGCAGGTGGATCCAGAGACGCCGGAATCCTACATGCTGAGGCCGAAGCGCCGACGCTGGCAGAACGAGAAGTACACCCGCTGGGTAAAGGCGCAGCCGTGTGCATGTTGCCAGAAACCAGCAGACGACCCCCACCACCTGATCGGTCACGGCATGGGTGGGATGGGTACCAAAGCGCATGATTTGTTCGTGATCCCGCTGTGCAGAGCGCACCACGATGAATTACACGCTGACGCCGTGGCATTTGAAGCGAAATACGGCACGCAGCCGGAGCTGCTGCTGAAAACATTAGACCGGGCGCTGGCTATCGGCGTACTGGCGTAG
- a CDS encoding phage antirepressor KilAC domain-containing protein: MSSRDIAALVGSRHPDVCITIERLMGKGVIDGYTALPYTHPQNGQEYHHYQVNKRDSYVIVAQLCPEFTARLVDRWQELESGQQMSVPQTLPEALRLAADLAEQKERLALELAAAAPKVEFVDRYCTANGSLSFRQVAKLLKAKETEFRLFLIENDIMYRLGGALTPRHQHIDAGRFEVKTGTSNTSNHAFSQARFTAKGVKWIGGLWAEHIAKGNAA; encoded by the coding sequence ATGTCCAGCCGGGATATCGCCGCGCTTGTAGGTTCACGTCACCCTGATGTGTGCATTACTATCGAGCGACTGATGGGTAAAGGAGTCATCGATGGGTATACGGCATTGCCGTACACCCATCCGCAGAACGGCCAGGAGTATCACCACTACCAGGTGAATAAGCGTGACAGCTATGTGATTGTTGCGCAGCTCTGCCCCGAATTTACTGCCCGCCTGGTTGACCGTTGGCAGGAACTGGAGAGCGGCCAACAGATGAGCGTACCTCAGACCCTGCCAGAGGCGCTGCGTCTTGCTGCTGATCTTGCCGAGCAAAAAGAGAGGCTGGCGCTGGAGCTGGCCGCCGCGGCACCAAAAGTCGAATTTGTCGATCGCTACTGTACCGCCAACGGCTCACTTTCATTCCGCCAGGTGGCAAAGCTGCTTAAAGCCAAAGAAACAGAATTCCGCCTTTTCCTGATCGAGAACGACATCATGTACCGGCTCGGCGGCGCGCTGACGCCGCGGCACCAGCATATCGACGCCGGACGTTTTGAAGTTAAAACCGGGACTTCTAACACTTCCAACCATGCCTTCAGTCAGGCGCGCTTCACGGCTAAAGGGGTGAAGTGGATTGGTGGGTTATGGGCAGAGCATATCGCTAAAGGGAATGCTGCGTGA
- a CDS encoding RusA family crossover junction endodeoxyribonuclease: MKLVLPFPPSVNTYWRAPNKGPLAGRHLISAKGRAYQSDACAAIIEQLRRLPKPSSAPAAVEIILFPPDARCRDIDNYNKALFDALTHAGIWEDDSQIKRMLVEWGPVTQKGKVEITISKYEPAGAAA; the protein is encoded by the coding sequence ATGAAATTGGTGCTGCCGTTCCCTCCGAGCGTAAACACCTACTGGCGCGCCCCGAATAAGGGGCCGCTGGCCGGTCGCCACCTCATCAGCGCCAAAGGGCGTGCGTACCAGAGCGATGCTTGCGCTGCGATCATTGAGCAACTGCGCAGATTACCGAAGCCCAGCAGCGCGCCAGCGGCGGTGGAGATCATTCTTTTCCCGCCAGACGCGCGGTGCCGCGACATCGACAACTACAACAAAGCCCTGTTCGACGCGCTGACTCACGCGGGCATCTGGGAGGACGACAGCCAGATTAAGCGAATGCTGGTGGAGTGGGGGCCAGTAACGCAGAAAGGAAAGGTCGAAATCACGATCAGTAAGTACGAACCGGCGGGTGCAGCCGCCTGA
- a CDS encoding Dam family site-specific DNA-(adenine-N6)-methyltransferase produces MRYGSVCSGIEAASIAWESLGWEAAWFSEIEKFPSAVLAARWPEVANLGDMTLIAAAIRVGAVEAPDVLVGGTPCQAFSIAGLRNGLADTRGQLTLSYVELANAIDAKRRERGEPESIIVWENVPGVLSSKDNAFGCFLAGLAGESRELQPAGGKWTHAGCVSGPERVIAWRVLDAQFFGVAQRRRRVFVVASARKGFDPAAVLFELDSVRRDSAPRRETQKAIAALTARGVGTCGADDNQAQAGHLIAQCANGDVSHTLKGEGFDGSEDGTGRGVPVVAFGGGNTSGNIDVAACLTAKGQRIDFEVETFAVHGTQDPDTNRELAHTLGRNNGQENACIAFSYKDNGADATPDLSPTIRAGNHDKSHANSGQPPAIAYAFKAEQGAKAGGIGYAEEQSPTLTSASSGTNLAPAVMHGVAVRRLTPVECERLQGFHDNYTLISWRGKDADDCPDGPRYKAIGNSMAVPVMRWIGERIAAKLTETKLVASPASPPARTWQRPFLKWAGGKYHQLSDIDRLIPTGQRLIEPFVGGGSVFINSHKHDTFLLADINADLIHLYQMLAVVPDVVIHQARLLFSTKNSAAGYAEVAEDFNGQLLAGSERAAAFLYLNRHCFNGLIRYNLAGKFNVGWGKYPNPYFPEKEIEAFTALASNCVFMNAGFRRTLSLAGEGDVVYCDPPYEPLPGTSGFTSYAPGGFSWDDQIALAECCIAAHQRGARVVISNSSAPRIIDLYQQHGFELKYVRARRAISSKSSTRETVSDIVAVM; encoded by the coding sequence ATGAGATACGGATCTGTTTGCAGCGGTATCGAAGCGGCGAGCATTGCCTGGGAATCCCTTGGCTGGGAGGCGGCATGGTTCTCCGAGATAGAGAAGTTCCCGTCAGCTGTTCTGGCGGCGCGGTGGCCTGAGGTTGCCAACCTGGGCGATATGACCCTGATTGCGGCGGCCATTCGGGTCGGTGCCGTAGAAGCTCCTGATGTACTGGTGGGTGGTACACCGTGCCAGGCATTCAGCATTGCTGGATTACGCAACGGTCTCGCCGACACGCGCGGCCAGTTAACCCTTTCTTACGTGGAATTAGCCAATGCAATCGACGCAAAACGCCGCGAGCGCGGTGAGCCAGAATCTATCATCGTCTGGGAAAACGTCCCCGGCGTACTCAGCAGCAAAGACAATGCCTTCGGGTGTTTTCTGGCAGGACTTGCCGGAGAAAGCCGTGAATTGCAGCCAGCAGGGGGAAAATGGACGCACGCAGGTTGTGTGTCTGGACCAGAAAGGGTTATTGCCTGGCGCGTCCTTGATGCTCAATTTTTCGGAGTGGCCCAACGCCGCCGCCGTGTGTTCGTTGTCGCAAGTGCTCGAAAAGGATTCGATCCCGCAGCGGTACTTTTTGAGCTCGACAGCGTGCGCCGGGATTCTGCGCCGCGCCGAGAAACGCAAAAGGCTATTGCCGCCCTTACTGCACGAGGCGTTGGAACGTGTGGCGCAGACGACAATCAGGCACAAGCTGGACACCTGATAGCTCAGTGCGCTAATGGTGACGTTAGCCACACATTGAAGGGTGAAGGCTTTGATGGCAGTGAGGACGGAACCGGGAGAGGAGTTCCAGTTGTGGCTTTCGGCGGTGGAAACACCAGTGGAAACATCGATGTTGCTGCTTGCCTGACTGCGAAAGGACAGAGAATAGATTTTGAAGTGGAAACCTTCGCAGTGCACGGGACGCAGGATCCTGACACTAACCGAGAACTGGCGCACACGCTTGGACGCAACAATGGACAGGAAAACGCCTGCATTGCATTTAGTTACAAAGATAATGGGGCTGATGCGACGCCGGATCTGTCTCCAACGATTCGCGCAGGCAACCACGATAAAAGCCATGCCAACAGCGGGCAGCCCCCAGCTATTGCGTATGCATTCAAGGCTGAGCAGGGTGCTAAAGCAGGCGGAATTGGTTATGCCGAAGAGCAATCTCCGACTTTAACCAGCGCCAGCAGTGGAACCAACCTTGCTCCAGCGGTAATGCATGGCGTAGCAGTGCGTCGACTAACGCCGGTAGAGTGCGAGCGCCTTCAGGGTTTCCATGACAATTACACCCTGATCAGTTGGCGCGGAAAGGATGCAGATGATTGCCCGGATGGCCCGCGCTACAAAGCTATCGGCAACAGCATGGCGGTACCAGTGATGCGCTGGATTGGTGAGCGTATCGCCGCGAAACTGACAGAGACAAAGCTGGTTGCGTCGCCAGCATCACCACCAGCCCGCACCTGGCAGCGCCCTTTCCTCAAGTGGGCTGGTGGAAAATACCACCAGTTGTCGGATATCGACCGCCTGATCCCCACCGGCCAGCGCCTGATTGAGCCGTTTGTTGGTGGAGGTTCTGTGTTCATCAACTCCCATAAGCACGACACTTTCCTGCTGGCGGACATCAACGCAGACCTGATCCACCTGTACCAGATGCTGGCTGTGGTACCGGATGTCGTGATTCATCAAGCCCGCCTGTTGTTCAGCACCAAAAACAGCGCCGCCGGGTATGCCGAAGTCGCCGAAGATTTCAACGGGCAGCTGCTGGCCGGGTCGGAGCGCGCCGCAGCTTTCCTGTACCTGAACCGGCACTGCTTCAACGGGCTGATCCGTTACAACCTCGCCGGAAAGTTCAACGTTGGCTGGGGCAAATACCCCAATCCATATTTCCCTGAAAAAGAGATCGAGGCGTTCACTGCGCTGGCGAGCAACTGCGTATTCATGAATGCCGGGTTCCGCCGCACGCTTTCTCTGGCTGGCGAGGGCGATGTCGTTTACTGCGATCCGCCTTATGAGCCGCTGCCGGGCACCAGCGGGTTCACCAGTTATGCGCCAGGCGGTTTTAGCTGGGACGACCAGATTGCCCTGGCGGAGTGCTGTATTGCCGCCCACCAGCGGGGTGCCAGAGTGGTGATCAGCAATTCATCAGCGCCCCGCATCATTGATCTGTACCAGCAGCACGGCTTTGAACTCAAATACGTCCGCGCCCGGCGCGCGATATCCAGTAAATCCAGTACACGCGAAACCGTCAGCGATATCGTTGCGGTTATGTAG
- a CDS encoding conserved phage C-terminal domain-containing protein encodes MSTKLSSYVWDGCAASGMKLSSVAIMARLADFSSDEGVCWPSIETIARQLGAGPSTVRTAIAKLEKDGWLKRTQRRQGNRNASNIYQLNVAKLRTAALSHLPDSDTSNSDASKSDPSKFEASKSGQKGGFDPSESGGDPSVKSTTDPSDKKPSCPVAPQPDPAVVITDQAKQVLSHLNQTTGSRYQVCKSSLENIRGRLAEGFTPDELTLVVDYSVEKWGDDLKMAEYLRPTTLFLPSKFPGYLQSANKWNAAGRPARETWGQRKADPMKFGPVDKTIPEGFRG; translated from the coding sequence ATGAGCACTAAATTAAGCAGCTACGTTTGGGACGGCTGCGCGGCTTCCGGCATGAAATTGTCCAGCGTGGCGATCATGGCGCGCCTGGCTGATTTCAGCAGCGATGAGGGAGTCTGCTGGCCTTCCATCGAAACTATTGCGCGGCAGCTCGGTGCCGGGCCAAGCACTGTGCGAACGGCGATCGCGAAACTTGAGAAAGACGGCTGGCTGAAGCGCACTCAGCGCCGCCAGGGTAACCGTAACGCATCCAATATCTATCAGCTGAATGTGGCAAAGCTCCGTACTGCGGCACTGTCTCACCTGCCAGATTCTGACACGTCAAATTCTGACGCCTCAAAATCTGACCCGTCAAAATTTGAGGCGTCAAAATCCGGACAAAAAGGCGGTTTTGACCCGTCAGAATCTGGCGGGGATCCGTCAGTAAAATCAACTACTGATCCATCAGATAAAAAACCTTCTTGTCCGGTTGCGCCGCAACCCGACCCTGCCGTGGTGATCACTGATCAGGCGAAACAGGTTTTATCTCACCTGAACCAGACCACTGGATCTCGGTACCAGGTCTGCAAGTCGTCCCTGGAAAACATTCGCGGCCGTCTGGCTGAAGGGTTTACGCCTGACGAGCTTACGCTGGTGGTTGATTACAGCGTCGAGAAGTGGGGCGACGATCTGAAAATGGCCGAATATCTTCGCCCAACGACCCTGTTCCTGCCTTCCAAATTCCCCGGCTACCTGCAATCGGCGAACAAGTGGAACGCTGCAGGGCGCCCGGCGCGCGAAACGTGGGGCCAGCGTAAGGCGGATCCGATGAAGTTCGGCCCTGTTGATAAAACTATTCCAGAGGGGTTCCGGGGATGA
- a CDS encoding DUF4222 domain-containing protein: MEPLDRRYRDNRGVEVNVIGYDRERRQVIFLRKGYEHECMQPVDRFREKFKRVDG, encoded by the coding sequence ATGGAACCTCTTGATCGGCGTTACCGAGACAACCGAGGAGTCGAAGTCAATGTCATCGGATACGACCGCGAACGGCGGCAAGTTATCTTCCTGCGAAAAGGCTACGAGCATGAATGCATGCAGCCTGTTGACCGGTTCCGGGAGAAATTTAAAAGGGTTGATGGATGA
- a CDS encoding YmfL family putative regulatory protein produces MVEQSLKDVVKSMCKAYPGGREAMAGALGMKLSQFNNNLYEKNGCRFFEVNELEAMEDISNTSFLADYFAQRRGALLVDVPQLDDLDRVDLFTRAMRTAAARGRVDQIIQAALEDGVIEAHEAEEIQEHHRRHLAAREEEIRAIVALFSRKKSQKK; encoded by the coding sequence ATGGTAGAGCAAAGTTTGAAAGATGTAGTTAAGTCGATGTGCAAAGCCTATCCGGGCGGGCGTGAAGCGATGGCAGGCGCTCTGGGTATGAAGCTGTCTCAGTTCAATAACAACCTGTACGAGAAGAACGGCTGCCGCTTCTTTGAAGTGAACGAGCTGGAGGCGATGGAGGACATCTCGAACACCTCATTTTTGGCTGATTACTTCGCTCAACGCCGCGGCGCGCTGCTGGTGGATGTGCCTCAGCTTGATGATCTCGACCGTGTGGATCTTTTTACTCGAGCCATGCGTACGGCAGCTGCACGCGGGCGCGTAGATCAAATTATCCAGGCTGCTTTGGAAGATGGGGTAATCGAAGCACATGAAGCTGAAGAAATTCAGGAACATCACCGACGCCATCTGGCTGCGCGTGAAGAAGAAATTCGCGCAATCGTCGCATTGTTCAGCCGTAAGAAAAGCCAAAAGAAATGA
- a CDS encoding YdaS family helix-turn-helix protein, with amino-acid sequence MDELRAFLNSLTLAEQREFAKKCGTTLNSLRVALAKNSALGTELSVAIELHSNGEVTRKKLHPDRWKYMWPELEDCPKRDS; translated from the coding sequence TGGACGAACTGAGGGCCTTTCTGAACAGCCTTACGCTGGCAGAGCAACGCGAGTTCGCAAAAAAGTGTGGCACTACGCTGAATTCGCTGCGCGTGGCACTCGCAAAAAACTCGGCTCTGGGTACAGAACTTTCAGTGGCGATCGAGCTGCATAGCAACGGTGAAGTAACTCGTAAAAAGCTTCACCCCGATCGCTGGAAATATATGTGGCCAGAGCTGGAAGACTGTCCGAAGCGTGACAGCTAA